CTTTGCTGTTGTCGAACACCGTGGCGTAGTACGTGTGGTTTTCCAGCAGATGTCGGCGCTCGGGATCGGCCTCCAGCAGCTGTTCGGTCGGGATGTGGACGAGTTCGGGCTCGGGGGCGTCAAGCGCATCGGCGACGATCCGGTAGTACTGGTTCCACGTGATCACCTCCTCGCTGGTGACGTGATAGGTCTCGCCGTAGGCACGCTCGTTGCCCACGGCACTGACGAACGCTCTGGCGACGTCCTCGCGATGGCAGGGCCCCCACAGCGAGGTGCCATCCCCGTGGACGACGATCGGTTTGCCCTTCCGGATGCGGTCGAGGTAGTACGTCCCGTCGCCGAAGGTGTGAAGCACTGGCCCCTGATCGCCGTAGGTGCTCCAGGGCCGGATGATCGTGGTTGCGAACGCCTCGCCGTCAGCGGCGGTAAAGACGTCTTCGGCTGCTGCCTTGTTCTTCCCGTACTCGCTGGTCGGCGGTTCCCGTGGGGCGTCCTCAGTGACGGGGTTAGTGTCGAGCGGCCGACTGTAGACGTCGATCGTCGACGTGAAGATGTACTGGTCTATCTCGCCTGCGAATGCCTCGATCGCTCGTTCGGCCGTCTCTGCGTCGAAACAGACCATGTCGATGACGCAGTCGACGTCGAGGTCGGCTACCTGCTCGACGAACTCCTCGTGGTCGTCGCGGTCGCCGTAGACGAACTGCACCGATTTGGGGACCTCCGCGTCGGTCTCTCCCCGCGTAAAACAGGTCACGTCGTGTCCGGCGTCGACGAGCTGGCGCGTGATTTCGGTACTGATCAGTCCCGTCCCGCCGATGATAAGAACGTCCATGTGCGGTGGTCGCGTCGCCGCCGGAAAAGTCTCCGGTCTAGCCCGCGTGTGATTCGATCAGATCAATCAGTCGCTCGGTTTCGACGAACCCCTCGGCGATCCGCTCGACCGGCTCACCGTCGACAAAGAGGACGAACAGCGGGACACTCCTGACGTCAAACTCGTCGATCAGCGGCGGATCGTTACGGGGGTTGATCGTTCCCACGGTTGCGGGGCTGCTCCGGTGGACGTTCCCGAGGATGGGTTCCATCGACTGACAGATCGAGCAGCCGTCCGTGTAGAACTCGACGAGTGCGAGGTCGTGGTCGGCGACGAATTCGTCGAGGTCGGCGGTGTCGTACAGGCCAGCAGGACGATCGATCCCGTCCCCTTGCACCTCGTTCGCTGGTCGATCCGAGTCGGTCATAGCTGACGTACGTTCTCGAACGGTTTACATGCTCCCGAAGAGGGACAGCTACCGGTGGGACCAATCAGATCCCGATCTCGCAGTCGGATTCGAGTGCTTCGTTGCCCAGTTGTGATTCTTCGTCAGCACGGTCCCAGTCGCCGTCCTCGGCGGCCCGTGCCGCCGCTGCCCAGTGTCCGGCCGCAGTCTCGAAGTTCTCTGCAGCACAGGTAAACTCGATGAAATCGTCGCGAATATCACCGGGCGCGATCTCTTCACCATCGCGGAACGCGGTGACGGCATCGGAAAATTCGTCTTCCGAATCCTCGATACGCTCATAGGAGCTGTGCCACTCCTCGCGCTCGAAGTGTTCGAGCCCATCCAGAAACAGTTCGAGCCCGGAGATTAGCGACGCGAACCCGTCCGCCAGCGGGACCATACTGTCGACGATGGTCTGCATCTCGTCGATCGCGCTCTGGAGTTCGTTCGGGTTGATATCCGACAGTGATTCGAGGACATCCCTGTCGACATCCGCATACGCATCCTGAGCCGCCTCGGCGCTCGAACTCGCGTCCTGGAAGTGCGAGTGAGCCGAGTCGACCCGATCGATCGCGTCACTGAACCGTTCTGCGTCGATATAGCTGTCGGCTGTTTCGATGTCTTCGACACCAGAATCCAGCGACTCGAACACTGCGACAAACTCGCGCAGGAACGTGATCAGATCACGGCGTGCGTCGATCTCGTCTCGCTGATCCTGACTTGCGTACTCCGCCGCCTCGTCGAGATCCGACTCTCCGTCGTCGATATACGACTGTATCAGACTGATATCGAAATGACCGTCCTCGATACTGTCGACTGCGTCGAGTTCGTCTTCGAACGTGGAAATCGCCTGTTCGAGGTTCCGGTCGGCATCATCGATGTACTCGGCCGCGATCTCGGTATCGTCACGGGACTCCTCCTGTGTCTCGCCGTTCTCCTCGTCACCGGTCTCGTCCTCTCCATTTTCCTCATCGCCGTTTGCTTCATCCTCAGTATCGTCGTCATCGAGGCAGCCGGCGACCAGCAAACATCCCACGACCGCAGTGCCCGATTGCAGGTATGTTCGTCGTTCCATAGTGGCTCCTTTCCGCCAACCGGTAAATATTTGCTGGGAAGATATATTTATTAGTATTCAACTGCGCCAGCTTCGTTTAGTTTTTCCGCCACGAACCGTGTCTGACGAAAAGTTAACGTGACACCCCGCTCATGGACACGTATGGAAAACTCCTCAGCGGAGATCACTGCGCTCGTCGGCCGTGAAGTCTACTCAAACAACGGGGTGTTCGTGGGCGAGATCGAGGATGTCCGCCTCGACCTCGACAAACAGCAGGTGACCGGGCTTGCCCTGCACCAGCTTAATATGGATCTGTTCTCGGGACACGTCGGGGATGGACGCGGCATCATGATCCCGTATCGGTGGGTGCGGTCGGTCGGCGATGTCGTGCTGATCAATAGTATCGTCGAGCGACTTAGCTCCCCCGACGAGAACGATTCGAGCGAAGTCGTCGTGTAGCGGGCTCTGTCCTGGAGTCCTATCGTCGATCGATTGCTACGGCCCGGTGTAGGCGCTACCCCCGGCGAGCCCGGGTTCCGGATCGGACTGTGAGGTGCCCAGCGGTGCGGACTGGGAGTCAGTTACACACATTGTACTCACAGCAACTAGATCGAAGTCATATTACTGTTTCCCCGAAAGCCGGATGAAGTCATATTTCCCCATATCTATAATGGATATTTAGAATATATAAATGAATGAAAGATTTGACTCAGGTTCGGCCAATAAAATTAAGTATCTCACCCCCTTCACCAGTATATAGGCATGACTTCGAATTTACTCGACACACAGCTTGATGAAATTCTTCGCGAGATGATCGATGACGCCGACGAGGAGTTGTTGCTCGTGAACCCGGCGGAGGAGACGATCGAAACGTTCGTCGATGTCGCGACGCATCTCGACGGCGAGCTCCCGTCTGTCCAGCTTCTTGCCGAGGAGCGGACGCTCAAAGACGTCATGGACGACTTCATCATCGCGAGTAACACCGCCGACCTCGTCGAGATGGGCGTACTCACGCTTCGGACGGTCGAAAGCCCGCCCCGGAACTCGCTCGTCATTACCGACGAGTCCATCGTCGCACTAATCGACACGGGCAACGAGGTTGCCGGACTCGTCTCGGAGGACGATGCATTCGTCGATCGGACAGTCGAGACGTATCGCAGCCGGTGGGAGGCAGCCGACGAGTTCAATCTCCGAACCCCACCGATCTCCCGCGTTCGCGAGACGCTCAGCGAAGAGATCAGTGCCGACGCCGAGGCCGACTTCTCCAACATTCTCGACTCCCTCGAAACGGCCCGCGGTGACGGCGACGGTCTCGACGAAGTAACGATCAGCCTGCTCGTCGCGGCGAAAAACGAGGCACTGCTTTACGACATCAGCAAGTGGGGCGAGGACGTCGGGATCGCCTCGAAAGCGACCTTTTCGCGGACGAAGACGAGGCTCGAAGACATGGGCCTGATCGATACCGAAAAAGTCCCGATCGACGTCGGTCGACCGCGACTCCGCCTGAAGTTCGGCGACGACCGCCTTCGTGACGCTGACAACGGTCAGCTCGCGACGACGGCCCAGTCGATCCTGAACTAGATCCCTACGCTTTTTCGACTC
Above is a genomic segment from Natranaeroarchaeum aerophilus containing:
- a CDS encoding NAD-dependent epimerase/dehydratase family protein, which codes for MDVLIIGGTGLISTEITRQLVDAGHDVTCFTRGETDAEVPKSVQFVYGDRDDHEEFVEQVADLDVDCVIDMVCFDAETAERAIEAFAGEIDQYIFTSTIDVYSRPLDTNPVTEDAPREPPTSEYGKNKAAAEDVFTAADGEAFATTIIRPWSTYGDQGPVLHTFGDGTYYLDRIRKGKPIVVHGDGTSLWGPCHREDVARAFVSAVGNERAYGETYHVTSEEVITWNQYYRIVADALDAPEPELVHIPTEQLLEADPERRHLLENHTYYATVFDNSKARRDLDFEYTIPFSEGVSRAVEWLAANDEIEPWDSERDDEIIDAWREAMGAFRSAVNDEA
- a CDS encoding thioredoxin family protein, with the translated sequence MTDSDRPANEVQGDGIDRPAGLYDTADLDEFVADHDLALVEFYTDGCSICQSMEPILGNVHRSSPATVGTINPRNDPPLIDEFDVRSVPLFVLFVDGEPVERIAEGFVETERLIDLIESHAG
- a CDS encoding DNA polymerase V family protein, which produces MERRTYLQSGTAVVGCLLVAGCLDDDDTEDEANGDEENGEDETGDEENGETQEESRDDTEIAAEYIDDADRNLEQAISTFEDELDAVDSIEDGHFDISLIQSYIDDGESDLDEAAEYASQDQRDEIDARRDLITFLREFVAVFESLDSGVEDIETADSYIDAERFSDAIDRVDSAHSHFQDASSSAEAAQDAYADVDRDVLESLSDINPNELQSAIDEMQTIVDSMVPLADGFASLISGLELFLDGLEHFEREEWHSSYERIEDSEDEFSDAVTAFRDGEEIAPGDIRDDFIEFTCAAENFETAAGHWAAAARAAEDGDWDRADEESQLGNEALESDCEIGI
- a CDS encoding PRC-barrel domain-containing protein, with translation MENSSAEITALVGREVYSNNGVFVGEIEDVRLDLDKQQVTGLALHQLNMDLFSGHVGDGRGIMIPYRWVRSVGDVVLINSIVERLSSPDENDSSEVVV
- the tbsP gene encoding transcriptional regulator TbsP; amino-acid sequence: MTSNLLDTQLDEILREMIDDADEELLLVNPAEETIETFVDVATHLDGELPSVQLLAEERTLKDVMDDFIIASNTADLVEMGVLTLRTVESPPRNSLVITDESIVALIDTGNEVAGLVSEDDAFVDRTVETYRSRWEAADEFNLRTPPISRVRETLSEEISADAEADFSNILDSLETARGDGDGLDEVTISLLVAAKNEALLYDISKWGEDVGIASKATFSRTKTRLEDMGLIDTEKVPIDVGRPRLRLKFGDDRLRDADNGQLATTAQSILN